The Mycolicibacterium mucogenicum DSM 44124 genomic sequence TCAGCAGCCCGCTGCCGACCGCGGTGAACGGCCGGAGCAGGCCCGGGGTGAATGTTGAGGGAGCAGCCATGTCAGATCGACGTCTTCGGGAACACGATGACGTACAGCTGGCTCATCACGACGTTGACGATCATCATCAGCAGCACCGACTCCACCACCGCGGCGTTGACCGAGTTGGCCACACCGGCCGGACCGCCGCGGGTGTCCAGGCCCTTGTGGCAACTGATCACCGCCACGATGACACCGAAGACGATGGCCTTCACCATGGCCAGCGCAAGATCGCCGACGGTGGAGAACGACGAGAACGTGGCGATGAACGAGCCCGGTGTGCCGTTCTGCAGATAGACGTTGAACATGTAGCTCGCCAGGTAGCCGACGAAGCTGGTGACGCCGGTCAGCAGCACACCGATGAGAACCAGGGCGACCAGGCGCGGCACGACGAGGCGCTGGATCGGGGACACGCCCATGACCTCCATGGCGGAGATTTCCTCACGCATGGTGCGCGAACCGAGGTCCGCGCAGACGGCAGAACCGACCGCCGTCGCCAGCAGCAGCGAGGCGACCAGCGGAGCGCCCTGCCGGATGACCACGAGTCCTGTCGCCGCACCCGACAGCGATGATGCGCCGACCTGACCGGCCAGCAACGCGAACTGGATCGACAGCGTCACGCTGATCGGGATGGTCACCAGAACCGTTGGGGTGAAGGCGGTTCCGGCCATGAACGCGGCCTGGTCGAGGAACTCGCGCACCTGGAAGCGGCCCTTGACGATGTCGGTGAACAAGTACTCCAGCGTCCGCAGGCCGAGCACGATCTGCCCGCCGGCGGTGCTCAGCGATGCGATCGGGTGGTTCTGCAGATAACGCTTGACCCAGTCGATAGCCTCGGCGATGGCGCCCCACTTCGCCAGTCCCCGTGGTTGTGCCTGGTCGGTCATCGAGCCGCCGCTTCCTTGCCGGACACCGGCCACTCGGTGGCGATGCCGCGGCACACCAGTTCATTGCTTGCGAGGGTCTGCGCGAGCAACTCCTCGCGGCTGGGCTTCTGTCCGTAGCGAAGGGCGATGCCGAACGGGATGGCGCAGATGGTCTGGGCGGTGGCACGCACGTCGACGTCGGCCCGGATGTAGCCCTGCTTGATGCCGTCCCGAAGCATGGTCGCGAGAACCCGGGCGCCGTCATCGAAGAGACGCTGGAACTCCTCGGTCATCTGCTGATCGACGCCGGCGGCCTGCACGACGATCAACTGCATCAGCCGCGGTTCGTCGGCCAGCAGTTCGCTGTAGGCCATGCCGATACCGAGAAGGTGATCACGGAACTCGGTGATGGACGTCAGCTGCCCCGGCCTCGAGTCACCGATCGCGGCGAGCACGCGGGCGTTCACCTGGCGCACCGCGTGGTCGACGATGTCGCGCTTGTTCTCGAAGTAGCGGTAGAACATCGAGTGCCCGGAGCCGAGGCGCTTGGCGATGTGGCTGATCGACGTCTGGTGATATCCGCGCTCAGCGAACTCCGCCAACGCCGCGTCGATGACCTCTTCCCGCACCAACTCGGCGCGTTTCGCACGCTGGCGTTCCGCCATGGTCGCGCGCACCTCGCCTGTCACGCGGATCACAGTAGCGTATCGATTCCGGTTTGGGACACACTCTTCGCGAAACGGAATGAATTGTCTCGCGAGTAAACGTTTGGGCTGCGCCGGTTTGCTGAATTCCGCACTTGAGGTTGCCGCTGCACAGTAGGGCGGGTTACTCCACGACGGGGCCGTTTAGCCATTTTCACGAAATACCCACAGCTTCGGCCGGCGCCGTGATAGGCGGCGGCGCCGCACTATCCTGCCCCCATGGCAATGGATCGGATCACCGTCGAAGTTCGAGATGGCATCGCCTACGCGACGCTCAACCGGGCCGACAAGATGAACAGCCTGGATCTGCCGATGCTGGAGGCGCTCGCCACGGTCCCTGACCGACTGGCGCGCGACCGTTCGGTGCGCGTCGTGATTCTGCGTGGCGACGGGCGCGCGTTCTGTACCGGTCTCGACTTCGCCGGGGCAAAGTTGCAGGGCTTGAGCGCCGTGCGCAACTTCGGCAAGTTCCCCGGGCAGAAGACGAACCTGTTCCAGAAGGCCTGCTGGGCCTGGCGCGAGTTGCCGGTACCGGTCATCGCGGCCGTGCATGGCCACTGCTACGGCGGCGGACTGCAGGTAGCTCTCGCCGCGGACTTCCGGATCGCGACGCCGGACTGCAAGCTGTCGGTCATGGAGGCCCGCTGGGGCCTGATCCCGGACATGACGGGGTCGGTGACCCTGCGCGAGCTCCTGCCGATGGATGTGGCCAAGCGGCTCACCATGACCGCCGAAGTGTTTTCCGGGACTGATGCGCTGGGCTATGGACTGGTCACCGCCGTCGCCGACGACCCGTTGCTGGCCGCAGAGGAGCTGGCCGCCCAACTGATCGAGCGGTCCCCCGACGCACTGGCAGCCACCAAGAAGCTGTTCGACTCGACCTGGACGTCGGCGCCGCGCTCGGCGTTCTGGACCGAGTCGCTCTTGCAGCTACGACTGCTGCGGGGGCGCAATCACCGGTTGG encodes the following:
- a CDS encoding crotonase/enoyl-CoA hydratase family protein translates to MDRITVEVRDGIAYATLNRADKMNSLDLPMLEALATVPDRLARDRSVRVVILRGDGRAFCTGLDFAGAKLQGLSAVRNFGKFPGQKTNLFQKACWAWRELPVPVIAAVHGHCYGGGLQVALAADFRIATPDCKLSVMEARWGLIPDMTGSVTLRELLPMDVAKRLTMTAEVFSGTDALGYGLVTAVADDPLLAAEELAAQLIERSPDALAATKKLFDSTWTSAPRSAFWTESLLQLRLLRGRNHRLARKAGRDGSPAWAPRSLD
- a CDS encoding TetR/AcrR family transcriptional regulator; its protein translation is MAERQRAKRAELVREEVIDAALAEFAERGYHQTSISHIAKRLGSGHSMFYRYFENKRDIVDHAVRQVNARVLAAIGDSRPGQLTSITEFRDHLLGIGMAYSELLADEPRLMQLIVVQAAGVDQQMTEEFQRLFDDGARVLATMLRDGIKQGYIRADVDVRATAQTICAIPFGIALRYGQKPSREELLAQTLASNELVCRGIATEWPVSGKEAAAR
- a CDS encoding MlaE family ABC transporter permease, with product MTDQAQPRGLAKWGAIAEAIDWVKRYLQNHPIASLSTAGGQIVLGLRTLEYLFTDIVKGRFQVREFLDQAAFMAGTAFTPTVLVTIPISVTLSIQFALLAGQVGASSLSGAATGLVVIRQGAPLVASLLLATAVGSAVCADLGSRTMREEISAMEVMGVSPIQRLVVPRLVALVLIGVLLTGVTSFVGYLASYMFNVYLQNGTPGSFIATFSSFSTVGDLALAMVKAIVFGVIVAVISCHKGLDTRGGPAGVANSVNAAVVESVLLMMIVNVVMSQLYVIVFPKTSI